The segment GAATCTCGATGCCCTGGGCCTCGAGGGCGGTCTTGATGCGGCGGTTGAACTCGCGGCCCAGCGCCCACTGCTCCTTGGGCATCACCTTGAACAGCGCGCGGATTTCGACGCCGTCGGACTTGAGGGCGCTGACCCCCTCTACCGAGGGCTCCTCGAGGAACACCGGGCGCCACTTGGGATCGCCGTAGAGTTCCTCGGAGACCTGGGTCAGCACGGCGATGGCGCGCTCGATATCGGCTTCGTAAGCGACCTGAACGGCGGCCACGGTGCGCGACCAGTCCTTGGAGGCCACGCTGACCGTCAGGATCTGCCCGTTGGGAATCACGTGCACCGTCCCGTCGAGTGCCCGCAGGTACGTGACCCGCAGGTTCAGCTTCTCCACCGCGCCGGACAGGTTGGGGTTGTTGTTCACGGTGATGACGTCGCCCACACCGTACTGGTCCTCGAGCAGGATGAAAAATCCGGTGAAGACGTCCTTGACCAGGCTCTGGGCTCCGAACGATACCGCCAGGCCCAGCACGGAAACGCCGGCCAGCAGCGTGGTCGCCTGAATGCCGAGGTTCTGCAGGACCGAGACCGCCGCGATGGTCAGGATCACGATGCGCAGCGTGGACTGCACCACCCGGGTCAGGGTATTGACCCGCACGCTGCGGCGGTTGAAGTTGTCCGGTGCCACGATGCGCCGCGACAGGGTGCCCACGAACATCAGCGCGATGTAGGTCAGCACGCCCACTGCCAGAATGCGACCGACCGACATGCCCAGCCAGCTCAGCACTTCGTTGCCCTGGTCGTAGAAGGGGCTCAGCGCGGTCAGGCCCAGCGAGCGAATCAGCAAGATCGCCCCCACGTAGAACATGATGACGCCCCATACGGTGCCCACCACCTGCATGACCTTCTGGGTACGCGGGGCATGCCCCGAATCCGCCTCGGCCTCGCGCTCCGAGAGGTGCTTTTTCATGAGGGCCAGCAGGTTGTCGCCCAGCTTCCAGATGCCGAAGGTCAGCAGCACCGTGATGATCGCGCCGATCAACAGCTGAGGCTTAACCAGCTGCGTCTGCAGTTGCTCGAGAAGGTCCATGTTTTCCAAGCTAGCAAATCACATGAGTGAACGGTAACGAAAAAAATTTAACAAACCGGCTCGGCCTGAGCTGGCCCGTTGCATCCTGGGCCTCGAACGAGCAGCTCATGAGAAAGCGCCCAAAGGAGTTGCTCTCTGGGCGCTCTTGTGCGAAGGGTCCTGTGCAGGACTAGTCCAGCCGGAACTCTTGCAGGCGTTCTATCAACCCCGAGTCCCGGGCCTCGGCCGCACGGCGCACGGCCATCTCGACTGCCCGCGCATCGGCGCTGCCGTGACCGATAAACGCCAGCCCCTTGACCCCGAGCAGCACCGAAGCGCCGTGTTCGCTGGGGTCGAGCTTGGCGGCCACGCCGCGCAGGGCCGGGCGCACCAGCAGCGCACCGATTTTGGCCAGCGGGCTGGAGCTGAGGGCTTCCTTGATCCAGCCGAACAGCACCTTGGCTTCGCCCTCGGCGGTCTTGAGGACCACGTTGCCGGTAAAGCCGTCGGTCACCACGATGTCGGTGGTACCGCGGAAGATGTCGCGGCCTTCCACGTTACCGTGGAAACGGATGCCGGGGGTGTTCTTGAGCAGCGCGTAGGCCTCGAGGACCAGCGCGTTACCCTTGCCCTCCTCCTCGCCGATGGAGAGCAGGCCCACCGACGGATCGGACACGCCGCGTACCGCGCGCAGGTAGTAGGTGGCGAGCACCGCCCACTGCTGCAGGTACTGCGGGCGCACGTCGGCGTTGGCTCCCACGTCGAGCAGGGCAATCGAGCCTTTTTGGCTGGGCGCCATGGTCAAGATGGCCGGACGGTCTACCCCGGGCAGGCGTCCCAGACCCAGTAAGGCTGCGGCCATGGTAGCCCCGCTGTGCCCCATCGAAACGGCGGCGGCGGCGCGACCTTCCTTCACGAGGCGCACGGCGACGTTCACCGAGGCCTCCGGACGACGGCGCACGTCGGAGGCGTGCTCGTCCATGCGGATGACGTCCGCAGCCGGCACGACCTCGATGGGAAGCCCGGCGGCCTGGCTGCCCAGTTCGGCGTGCAGCCGCACCTCGTTACCGACCAGCAGCACCGGGATACCCGCGCGGGCAGCCGCCAGCGCCCCCGCCACGGTCACCGCAGGAGCATGGTCCCCGCCCATCGCGTCGAGGGCAATGGGCAGGGGCTGAGTGGAGCTCACCGTTCGCGCCACTCCGGGGAGCTTTCCTCGCTCTCCTCGGGGGCGGGCATGTAGTAGGGCTTGCTTTCGGCGTGGCGAAGTTCGCTGGGCAGGCGGTAACCGGGGCGCTCGACGTCGACGCGGATGTCTTTGAGGTCCACGTACTCGTCGGCGGCGTTGCGCAGTTCGTACGAGGTCATCTCGGGGATCGACGCCACGATCACGCGCTTGCCCTTGTTGCGCAGCACCTCGACCGGACGCTCGAAGTCACCGTCGCCGGTCAGCAAGATGGCGGTGTCGTACAGGTCCACCGTGGCCAGCAGGTCCGTGACCATTTCGATGTCCAGATTGGCCCGGCGGTGGGTTTCTCCGGTCTCGCTGTCGGTCAGTTCACGCAGCGGTTTGGTGCGCACGGTGTAGCCCATGTAGGTGAGCGCATCGATGAAGCGTTTCTGCTTGTCGTCCATCGGATAGGGCACCGCCGTGTAGTAAAAGGCGTTGTACAGGCGCCCCTGACGGGAGAAGTACTCCAGGATTTTCCGGTGGTCGAAATTCCAGCCCAAACGTTTGGCCGCCGCGTACACGTTGGCTCCATCGATAAACAGCGCGACTTTTTCCATGATCACTCCTCGAGGCAATAAATCCTTATTTGCTGCTACCCGCTCCTGAGGCGGCCGTGCGCTTGGACCGAGCCACGCACGATCAAACAGCTGAAATCAGCATACCGGAGCAATTCCCGAAGGTAAAGTTCTGTATAAAACTTCACTTATCTTTTGGTAAGTCGGATGTGGTCAACACCAGCAGGGGGCGCGGCTCGAGGACCTCGAGCGCGCGTTCTACCTGCGCGCGCAGGTCCTCGAGGTCGACACCGTCGTACACCCGAGGCAACAGCGCCAGGTGGCGCAGGGCCTTGTGGTAGTTGCGCGCGGAGCGGCTGCCCATCACCCAGCGCTTGTGCAGCGCCGCCGCCAGCAAGATCAGCGCCGAGACGTAGTGGCGGAACTCGCCTTCGGAGCGCAGCCAGACCGCTTCCCAGGCCTCGTGCGCCTCCCAGTAACGGCCGTCGTTGAACAGCTCAGCACCCCGATAAAGTGCCTGATTCATGTTCGCAGCATACCCCCGGTAGGTATCATAAGAACATGCGGTCGCCAGCGCGCGACCAAAACCCGGCGCGGCCCGCTACAGGGCCCGTGCCGCACGAACCGCCTGCGGGCGCGAAGGAGACCGAACATGGCCAAGCCGATCGAGATTACCGACCAGACCTTTGCGAGCGAGATCCAGAAAGGACTGACCCTGGTGGACTTCTGGGCTCCCTGGTGCGGCCCCTGCCGCATGATCGCTCCGGTCCTCGAGGAACTCGCCGAGGAGTACCAGGGCAAGGTCCGCATCACCAAGCTCAACGTGGACGAGAACCCCGAGACCGCCATGAAGTTCCGGGTCATGAGCATCCCCACCCTGATCCTGTTCCGTGACGGCCAGCCGATCGACACCATCGTCGGTGCCCATCCCAAGCGCTCGTTCGTCGCCAAGTTTGACCAGCACCTGGCCGCCGTCAACTGAGGTCAGTCCGCTTCCAGACCGCCCCAAGGGGCGGTTTTTTGCTGCGCCTTCGGACCGGCAGGGCTGCTTTCGAAACGAATGGATTACTCCTATAAACCCGGTTTATTACACTTTTATGTCGTCGTTCGTTACGTTTTCGTATCATTTGACAAGGTTCTCAAGCGTCGCTACATTGGTAAGGAAGCTCCAGAACACGCAACGTCTTCTTGATTAAGTGCCTGCCTGCGTGAAGTAACTTGCGAAGATCCACGCAGGAAGGTTTACGAACATGCTTGCCATCGTCCTGTGCGGTTACGCCCTGACCGCCCCGGCCCTGCCTGACCCCACCTGGCTCGAAGCCAGCGCGCGCGCCTACCGCTGTCAGGCCAGCCTCGAGGCCCGCCCTCCCGAGCACCTGCTCGAAAACCTGCCCGCCCTGGTCGGTCTGCCGGACCGGCCCTGGCACCTGGTTTACGCCCCGGAGGCGGCCCGGGGACGCGACGGACTGGTGCTGCCCGCCGATCCCTCAAGCGTGCTGACCCGTCCGGGGCTGCGCCACAGCCTGCGCGCTGCCGTACTGCGCGGTGCCGTTCCGGTTCTCGACGCGCGCGGACCCGGCGATCCCGCCGCGCTCGCCACGCTCTACAGCGCCCTGGGGCTCACGCCGCGCGCCGCACTCATCCGGCCGGACAGCGACGCGCCCCCCAACCTGCGCGGCACCTTCTTGACCTCCTCGTGGCGCGGCCTTCCGCTGCCGGGGTTGCCCCTGCAGGCGGGCGAAAACACCTACGTTCCGCTCACCGACCAGCAAGCGGGGGCCGGACAGTACGCCAGTACCACCGCTCCTGCGACCCGGCTCGACCTCTCCCCCACCCTGAGCTGGACCTTCGCGGGCCAGCGCTACCCGGCACGCAACCGCGAGGCGCTCTCGGCCGCGCAGGCGATTCGCGCGACCCTGCCGACAGCGTGGTACCTGTCGCTGGCCGTCTGGAAGCTTCCCAACCTGACCGCGCTGCTGACCCGTGCGCTGGCGTGGCTGAGCCTGATTCTGGGCGTGGCCCTGCTGCTGGCCCTGGCGCTGCGCAGCCTCACCGCCCGGAGGACCGCGCGGTGAGGTGGGAAGACGGGCTGTTCATCCTGGCCTTTATCGGCATCAACCTGGCCCTGCTGGCCTGGATTCTGCTCGCACTCGGAGCGCAGCGCTACCACCAGCTCACCCGCCTCGAGCACCGCAAGCTGCTCGAGGCCGACTGCAACACCCTGCCGACCGTGAGCGTGATGGTCCCTGCGCACAACGAACAGGAGGTCATCGAGGACACCGTGCATGCCCTCGCTGCCCAGGACTATCCCCAGGAGCGTTTTGAGATCATCGTGGTGAACGACGCGTCCACCGACAGCACCGGACCGCTGCTGGACGCGCTGGCCGCCCGCTACCCGCAGCTGAAGGTGCTGCACATTCCCAGGGGCGTGGGCGGCAAGGGCAAGTCACGCACCCTGAACCTGGGGCTGCCGCACGCCCGCGGCGAGGTGATCGCGGTTTACGACGCCGACAACACGCCCGAGCCCGAAACGCTGCGGCTGCTGGTGCAAACACTGCGCTCGGACGCGCGTCTGGTGGCCGTCAACGGCAAGGTGCGCACCCGCAACTACGCGGCCTCGTGGCTGACCCGCTTCATCAACCTCGAGTTCATGTACTTCCAGTGGATCTTCCAGGGCGGCCGCTGGTACTGGCTGCGGCTTTCCACGCTGATGGGAACCAACTACGTGATCTGGCGCTCGTACCTGACCGCCCTGGGCGGCTTCGACGAAAAAAGCCTGGTAGACGACACCGAGATGAGCTTCCGCCTGCTGAGCGCCGGACGGCGGGTCCGCTGGGTGCCGTTTGCAACCACCTGGGAACAGGAGCCCGATACGCTGCGGGTATGGTTCAAGCAGCGGGTCCGCTGGAGCAAGGGCAACTTCTACGTCACCTTCAAGTACCTGCCGCAGGCCCTGCTGCGCCCTTACCCGATCGGAGTGGAACTGCTGCACTTCGTCTTGAACTTCCTGGTGTTCTTCCCGGCTCTGATCATGAGCACGCTGATCTTGGTGCTGGGCCTGCTGGGAATCGCTCAGGTGACGCTGCCCGGCCCCTTTACCACGCTGTGGGTCATGGCTTACCTGGTGTACGTCGCCCAGATGAGCTTTGTGATCAGCCTCGAGCAACCAGGAGCCCGCAACTACCTGCTGGGTGCCCTGAGCTACTTCTCGTACGCCCAGCTGTTCATTCCGGTGAGCATCGCCGCCCTGCGCGACTACGTCGCTGACACGGTCTTGAAGCGCGAGGTGCGCTGGGTCAAGACCGCCCGCACCAAGGAGAAACCATGAAACGACTTCCGGCCCTGCTGCTCGCCTGGGCGTTGCTCTTCCCCCTGCTCGGTGCCCGTGCCGAGGTCTTGCCGCTAACCAACCTCAGCAGCGGCTACGAAGCTTTCGTGTACGTTCCGCGCGGCGAGCGCTACCGGGAAGCGCAACTCGAGGTCAGCACCCGCAGCGACCAGAGCGGCCGCCTGCGGCTGTACCTGGACGGCAGCTACCGTTCGGTCACAGCGCTTCCCGCCGATGGCCGGGTCCAGCTGCCGGTGGGTACCCTGGGCGAAGGCTTCCACCGTCTGCGCCTCGAGCCGCTGCTGCCCCAACCGCTTGGGGGCCAAGCGGATCACAATCTGTGCCTCGAGATCCGTCAGGCCGCCTTCAGCGCGCGGGCCGCACAGTTGAACTACACCCCGCAGCGCACCCGCGCGCCGCGGCTCTCGGACCTGCCCGACCCGCTGTATGACCGCACCCGCACGGTTGCGGTCCTGGCCGGAGTCAGCGCTCCGGAGGGCAGCGCCGTGAACACGGCGCTGCTACGACTGGCCCAGGCGCTGGGCGGAGACCGCCCGGTGATCTGGCAGCGTGCAGAGGCCGCAGAAAATGACTTTGAACTGCGGCTCGAGCGCAGCGAGGAGGCCGGAAACCGCGCCGAACTCGAGGTGACCCCCGGGGTTCTCCGCATCCGCTTCACCAGCGATGCCTCGCTGGGCTGGGCGGTCAACGCACTGAGCGATCCCGACTACCGCAGCCTGCTGCGACGCAGCCGCGTCATCCTGAGCCGCGAGGTGCCCCAACCGCCCGCTGCGACCTTGCGCGTCCCGCTCAGCCTCGAGGATTACGGCCTGACCGACCTCTCGCTGCGAAGCGGTGAACAGCGCACCCTGGCCCTGGCCCTGCCCGCCGCCTTTACCGCGACCGGACGCGCCAGCGGCACGCTGGTCACGGTCAGCGCGACCGGCCTGGCCTCGGGCTCGCGGCTGTGGGCGTGGGTGGCCGACGAACCGGTTATCGCCCACGACCTGGCAGACCGCGATGGAACGGTGAACCGGGAGAAGCTGAACTTCAGCGGCAGCCGTAGCCCGGCTGCCAGCGGCACCTCGCTGCGGCTGCAGGCCGACTTGTTGGGTAACGACGCCTGCACTCCGCTGCCTACCGGACAGCTGTTCGTAGACGCGCGGGCCTCGCGGGTGGACATCGGGGCGCGCACGAAGAGCGGGGTGGGCGCCTTGGCCTCCGAACTGCTGGGAAACCCGCGCGTTACCCTGCCCGCCGGCGTTCCCGAAGCCCGCGCCTTTGCCATGACGGTCGCCTCCAACCTGTACGCAGCCGGCCTGCGCGGCGTACTGCCCCTCGAGGCCACAGCGGCGGGCGGCAGCCTGACGCTGGCCCAGGAAACGGTGCGCGCCGCGCAGCTTCCCGACGTGGCCCTCGAGGGCGGGGCGCTGCTGCGTGCCCATAGCGGCGGGGTGACGGTCACGGCGGCCAACACGGCTGCCTGGAGCGCGCTGTCCCGCGCCTGGCCCAGCGCCCAGGCCCGCCTCGAGGACCGGGTGACGGCCGCGCTGATCTCGGCGGACCGGCAAGTGACCGTGCTCGAGCGCGACCGGGCATCTTCCGAGAGCCCCGAGTCCCCCGCTCCGTGGGGCTGGGTGGTGGCCGCCATCGGCGCGTTCCTGATTGGCAGCGTCTTGCTGATGATGCTGGGCAGCCGGAAGCGCCGGTCATGAACCGCCCGCTGCGCGCGGCCCTGCTGACCGCCTCGCTCGCGGCGGGCGGTCTGGGCGCTCTGCTGCTGCTTGCTCCCCCGGCGCGGATATTCGAGGCGGTGATGTGGCAGCCCGACTGCGCCTCGCTGCGGCGGCTCACGCGCTACGACGTGCTGGGTGCCGACACCCTGGTGTTGCAGTGGAGCCGGGTAGACGACGAGCGTTTCGAGCGACCCGGCTGCCGCATCGACTGGGCCGCGCTGCCCGAGCGCACCGCCACCCCCGCGGTCATCTTGGGCCTGCACGGCAGCGTGCAGGACCCGGTCCCCCAACGGTATCCCGAGCTGGCCGAGCGGAGCCTCGAGGCTGCCCGTGAAGTTCCGCTGCGGCCCCGGGCCTACTACGCACCGCTCGAGCTGTACCCCGGCGTGCCCGAAGACCGGGCACGCGCCTACCTCGCAGCCCTTCCGCGCCCGCTGTGGGTCAGCGTGTACGCGGGTCCGGGCGGGTACGGGCCAAACCTCGAGGCCTTCGTGCAGCGCGTGGTTCCCAGCGACGTAGGCGTGATGCTGCAAGACGGCGTGGGCGTGGGCCACGCCACCCCGGCCGAGGCCGCCCGCACGGCGCGGGCCCTCGAGCGCCTGCGGGGACGCGCGCGGGTGATGCTGATCGTCGAAGCCTTCCGCCCGTTCGGCCAGCGCTTTCGCAGCGCCCTGCCCTGGGAACTTTCCGGGCAGTTGCGGGCTTACCGAGGCCTGCGTACGGTCGCTTTCGACGGCGGCCACTACCTCAGCTGGACCTGGGTTCGGGCGCTGCTCGCCTACCGCTGGGCAGCGTCGCTGTGGCCGGAGGGCGCATGATCTCCGACCTGCGCGACCGCTGGCCGCTGCTGCTGTTGCTCGCGGCCCTGTGCCTGTTCGGCTTCGAGACTGCCCTGGACCGCGCACGCGGCCTGTGGCTGCTGGCCTTTATGGCCGGAGCCCTGGGTACTTTTGTGAGGCCCACCCGTGCGGCCGGGCTTGGCTGGGTGCTGCTGCTCGTAGCGGTCGCCTACCTGGCGGTTACCACCTGGCTGGGCCTGAGCGGCGGTGACAGCTGGGTAGTCCTGCTGGTCATTCCCTGGCTGCCGGTGCTGGCCAGCAATGTTCAAGCCGCGCTGCTGAACCTCGAGTCGCGCGGCGAGCGGGCCGAGAAGCTGCTCGAGGCGCACCTGTCGGTGCACCCGGTAACCGG is part of the Deinobacterium chartae genome and harbors:
- a CDS encoding NYN domain-containing protein; translated protein: MEKVALFIDGANVYAAAKRLGWNFDHRKILEYFSRQGRLYNAFYYTAVPYPMDDKQKRFIDALTYMGYTVRTKPLRELTDSETGETHRRANLDIEMVTDLLATVDLYDTAILLTGDGDFERPVEVLRNKGKRVIVASIPEMTSYELRNAADEYVDLKDIRVDVERPGYRLPSELRHAESKPYYMPAPEESEESSPEWRER
- the plsX gene encoding phosphate acyltransferase PlsX, with the translated sequence MGGDHAPAVTVAGALAAARAGIPVLLVGNEVRLHAELGSQAAGLPIEVVPAADVIRMDEHASDVRRRPEASVNVAVRLVKEGRAAAAVSMGHSGATMAAALLGLGRLPGVDRPAILTMAPSQKGSIALLDVGANADVRPQYLQQWAVLATYYLRAVRGVSDPSVGLLSIGEEEGKGNALVLEAYALLKNTPGIRFHGNVEGRDIFRGTTDIVVTDGFTGNVVLKTAEGEAKVLFGWIKEALSSSPLAKIGALLVRPALRGVAAKLDPSEHGASVLLGVKGLAFIGHGSADARAVEMAVRRAAEARDSGLIERLQEFRLD
- a CDS encoding DUF309 domain-containing protein; translation: MNQALYRGAELFNDGRYWEAHEAWEAVWLRSEGEFRHYVSALILLAAALHKRWVMGSRSARNYHKALRHLALLPRVYDGVDLEDLRAQVERALEVLEPRPLLVLTTSDLPKDK
- a CDS encoding mechanosensitive ion channel family protein; the encoded protein is MDLLEQLQTQLVKPQLLIGAIITVLLTFGIWKLGDNLLALMKKHLSEREAEADSGHAPRTQKVMQVVGTVWGVIMFYVGAILLIRSLGLTALSPFYDQGNEVLSWLGMSVGRILAVGVLTYIALMFVGTLSRRIVAPDNFNRRSVRVNTLTRVVQSTLRIVILTIAAVSVLQNLGIQATTLLAGVSVLGLAVSFGAQSLVKDVFTGFFILLEDQYGVGDVITVNNNPNLSGAVEKLNLRVTYLRALDGTVHVIPNGQILTVSVASKDWSRTVAAVQVAYEADIERAIAVLTQVSEELYGDPKWRPVFLEEPSVEGVSALKSDGVEIRALFKVMPKEQWALGREFNRRIKTALEAQGIEIPFPQRTIHWSQTPLTIQLQRAPRQEAADKGAGSGVDLNKPGPDRPADG
- the trxA gene encoding thioredoxin; this encodes MAKPIEITDQTFASEIQKGLTLVDFWAPWCGPCRMIAPVLEELAEEYQGKVRITKLNVDENPETAMKFRVMSIPTLILFRDGQPIDTIVGAHPKRSFVAKFDQHLAAVN
- a CDS encoding glycosyltransferase encodes the protein MRWEDGLFILAFIGINLALLAWILLALGAQRYHQLTRLEHRKLLEADCNTLPTVSVMVPAHNEQEVIEDTVHALAAQDYPQERFEIIVVNDASTDSTGPLLDALAARYPQLKVLHIPRGVGGKGKSRTLNLGLPHARGEVIAVYDADNTPEPETLRLLVQTLRSDARLVAVNGKVRTRNYAASWLTRFINLEFMYFQWIFQGGRWYWLRLSTLMGTNYVIWRSYLTALGGFDEKSLVDDTEMSFRLLSAGRRVRWVPFATTWEQEPDTLRVWFKQRVRWSKGNFYVTFKYLPQALLRPYPIGVELLHFVLNFLVFFPALIMSTLILVLGLLGIAQVTLPGPFTTLWVMAYLVYVAQMSFVISLEQPGARNYLLGALSYFSYAQLFIPVSIAALRDYVADTVLKREVRWVKTARTKEKP